One window of the Rhizobiaceae bacterium genome contains the following:
- a CDS encoding cysteine desulfurase-like protein codes for MTSTQTAAADAASFPVEAIRAQFPALKRAGSFVFMDNAAGAQIPQSVLDAVTTHLVDFNVQRGGRYGRSVQVDKAVADARESVAILINAFRPEEICFGMNATSFIRLVSLGIGQMIAGAKDGRDEIIVTDMDHDANIATWLALEPLGATFKWWRMRDDGNLHPDDLKPLVSERTRLVACTVTAHAIGSIVDVASVGKIAHAAGAEVFLDSVHYGPHGLMDVQAWNCDYLVCSGYKNFSPHMGFLWGKYETLKRLPTFRENFIPDEPPYKVEAGTFIYENVSGMDAAVRYLESIGRNLAPSNNRSRRENIVAGMGAIRAYEVDLAREMMKQLKAAGATIYGVADEARISERVPTFCFNIGKLSPQMIVEEMAERGIGIRDGHMYAPRLMARLKLSMDSGAVRASLVHYNTVEEVKRFGAALKEIVAQAA; via the coding sequence GTGACTTCCACACAGACCGCCGCAGCGGACGCGGCATCATTCCCAGTCGAAGCAATCCGCGCCCAATTTCCCGCGCTGAAGCGCGCCGGCTCCTTTGTCTTCATGGACAATGCCGCCGGAGCGCAGATCCCGCAAAGCGTGCTCGACGCCGTAACCACCCATCTCGTCGATTTCAACGTGCAGCGGGGCGGACGCTACGGCCGCAGCGTGCAGGTCGACAAGGCGGTCGCGGACGCGCGCGAGAGCGTGGCGATCCTCATCAACGCGTTCCGGCCCGAAGAAATCTGCTTCGGCATGAACGCAACGTCGTTCATCCGGCTGGTCAGCCTCGGCATCGGCCAGATGATCGCCGGCGCGAAAGACGGGCGCGACGAGATCATCGTCACCGACATGGACCACGACGCCAACATCGCGACCTGGCTGGCGCTGGAGCCGTTGGGCGCAACCTTCAAATGGTGGCGCATGCGCGATGACGGCAATCTGCATCCCGACGATCTGAAGCCGCTGGTTTCGGAGCGGACGCGGCTCGTCGCCTGCACCGTCACCGCGCATGCGATCGGCTCGATCGTGGATGTGGCTTCGGTGGGGAAAATCGCCCACGCCGCAGGCGCCGAGGTGTTCCTTGATTCCGTGCATTATGGCCCGCACGGGCTGATGGACGTGCAGGCGTGGAATTGTGACTATCTCGTCTGCTCCGGCTACAAGAATTTTTCGCCGCATATGGGCTTTCTGTGGGGCAAGTATGAGACGCTGAAGCGTCTGCCCACCTTCCGCGAGAATTTCATTCCGGACGAGCCGCCTTACAAGGTCGAGGCCGGTACCTTCATCTACGAGAATGTGTCGGGCATGGACGCCGCCGTGCGCTATCTGGAATCCATCGGCCGCAATCTAGCGCCGTCGAACAACCGGTCGCGACGGGAGAACATCGTCGCCGGCATGGGCGCGATCCGCGCCTACGAGGTCGATCTGGCGCGCGAGATGATGAAGCAACTCAAGGCGGCGGGGGCGACGATCTACGGCGTCGCTGACGAGGCGCGCATTTCCGAGCGCGTCCCGACCTTCTGCTTCAACATCGGCAAGCTTTCGCCGCAGATGATCGTGGAGGAGATGGCGGAACGCGGCATCGGCATACGCGACGGCCATATGTACGCACCACGACTGATGGCCCGCCTGAAGCTGTCGATGGACAGCGGTGCGGTGCGCGCCTCGCTGGTCCACTACAACACCGTCGAGGAAGTGAAGCGCTTCGGCGCGGCGCTCAAGGAGATCGTGGCGCAGGCTGCCTGA
- a CDS encoding amino acid ABC transporter permease, producing the protein MTLLDTFFNGQVLVSAFPALLRGLLNTLLLGLMSIGVGIPLGLVISLVRLYAPSPFRWLSIGYIDIFRAMPVLVTLILIYYALPFVGIRLSSWASAVLAFSMVMSAYSAEVFRSGIESIPRGQFEAAQALGLPFVLTLRKVVLPQAIRLVIPPTTSNCVSMFKDTSLASAVALPELLKEANDAQALYANPTPLIGAALVYLAFLWPMVRLVGYIEKRSKTATR; encoded by the coding sequence ATGACGCTGCTCGATACCTTCTTCAACGGCCAGGTGCTGGTTTCGGCCTTTCCGGCCCTGCTGCGCGGTCTGCTCAACACGCTTCTGCTCGGTCTGATGAGCATTGGCGTCGGCATACCGCTCGGACTGGTGATCAGCCTGGTCCGCCTCTACGCGCCCTCGCCGTTCCGCTGGCTTTCGATCGGCTATATCGACATTTTTCGCGCCATGCCGGTGCTGGTGACGCTGATCCTGATCTATTATGCGCTGCCCTTTGTCGGCATCCGCCTGTCGTCATGGGCTTCGGCGGTGCTCGCCTTTTCCATGGTGATGTCGGCCTATTCGGCGGAGGTCTTCCGTTCCGGCATCGAGAGCATTCCGCGCGGCCAGTTCGAGGCGGCGCAGGCGCTTGGCCTGCCCTTCGTGCTGACCTTGCGCAAGGTCGTGCTGCCGCAGGCGATCCGCCTCGTCATTCCGCCGACAACCAGCAATTGCGTGTCCATGTTCAAGGATACGTCGCTGGCGTCGGCTGTGGCGCTGCCCGAATTGCTCAAGGAAGCGAACGACGCGCAGGCGCTCTATGCGAATCCCACGCCGCTCATCGGGGCGGCGCTCGTCTATCTCGCCTTTCTTTGGCCGATGGTGCGTCTTGTCGGCTACATCGAGAAACGCAGCAAGACCGCGACGCGCTAG
- a CDS encoding ABC transporter substrate-binding protein codes for MNFTRRNLLILAAAIGIAGGPTAASAEGVLNVGSYPNNPPFEFKAESGNFEGFEVDIVTEAAKRIGMTVEVQGLDFQPLFAATSSGRIDVAISSITITKERLGSQSFTQPYYDSDMGIAAKTDGAVKTLADLNGKVVGVLSGSTGEKWSKENQAAQGFAEVKGYNTQQEVLLDLAAGRVDGVVSDVPGMQYAFTKMKGLAVVDSIKTGEQYGLMMTKDHPLLGKINDALTEMKKDGALNDIHKKWFGVDAPAGSSTITEAPLPKA; via the coding sequence ATGAACTTCACGCGTCGCAATTTGCTTATTCTCGCCGCCGCCATCGGCATTGCGGGAGGCCCGACCGCCGCCTCGGCCGAGGGCGTGCTGAATGTAGGTTCCTACCCGAACAACCCGCCTTTCGAATTCAAGGCCGAGAGCGGCAATTTCGAGGGTTTTGAGGTCGACATCGTGACCGAGGCGGCCAAGCGCATCGGCATGACCGTCGAGGTCCAGGGGCTCGACTTCCAGCCCCTCTTCGCCGCCACCAGCTCCGGCCGTATCGATGTGGCGATCTCCTCGATCACCATCACCAAGGAGCGTCTGGGCTCGCAGTCCTTCACCCAGCCCTACTACGATTCCGATATGGGTATCGCCGCCAAGACCGACGGCGCGGTGAAGACGCTCGCCGACCTGAACGGCAAGGTGGTCGGCGTGCTGTCCGGCTCGACCGGCGAGAAGTGGTCGAAGGAGAATCAGGCAGCGCAGGGCTTTGCCGAGGTGAAAGGCTACAACACGCAGCAGGAAGTGTTGCTCGACCTCGCCGCCGGCCGTGTCGACGGCGTCGTCAGCGACGTGCCCGGCATGCAGTACGCTTTCACCAAGATGAAGGGGTTGGCCGTGGTCGACAGCATCAAGACCGGCGAACAGTACGGCCTGATGATGACCAAGGATCATCCGCTGCTCGGCAAGATCAATGACGCGCTGACCGAAATGAAGAAGGACGGCGCGCTGAACGACATCCACAAGAAGTGGTTCGGTGTCGACGCGCCGGCCGGGTCCTCGACCATCACCGAAGCGCCGCTGCCGAAGGCCTGA